A section of the Streptomyces sp. CG1 genome encodes:
- a CDS encoding alkaline phosphatase family protein produces the protein MSQLSAWDHPEPLALDTAPLPEYGTGSLADLLPTLAAGLGVPGLTATIPELTAADRVCVFLIDGLGWEQLRAHADEAPFLASLLGSSRGGTGRPLTAGYPATTATSLASVGTGLPPGAHGLPGYTVRDPATGALMNQLRWQPYTDPRAWQPYPTVFQRAHEAGVHTAQVTSPAFEHTPLTRIALSGGGFHGRLSGEERMDLAAGQLAAGDRSLVYTYYAELDGAGHRYGVASDTWRGQLMYVDRLAQRLAEQLPSRSALYVTADHGMVDVPFDDEHRIDFDTDWELRAGVALLGGEGRARHVYAVPGAENDVLTCWREVLGEQFWVASRDEAIAAGWFGPHIDERVYARLGDVIAAAHDDVLIIATEREPKESALVGNHGSMTPAEQLVPLLEVRS, from the coding sequence ATGTCCCAGCTCTCCGCCTGGGACCACCCGGAACCGCTCGCCCTGGACACCGCCCCGCTGCCCGAGTACGGCACCGGCTCCCTCGCCGACCTGCTGCCCACCCTGGCCGCCGGCCTGGGCGTCCCCGGCCTGACCGCGACGATCCCGGAACTGACCGCGGCCGACCGGGTCTGTGTCTTCCTGATCGACGGGCTCGGCTGGGAGCAGCTGCGGGCCCACGCCGACGAGGCTCCCTTCCTGGCCTCGCTGCTCGGCAGCTCGCGCGGCGGCACCGGCCGCCCCCTCACCGCCGGATACCCGGCGACCACCGCGACCTCCCTCGCCTCCGTCGGCACCGGCCTGCCGCCCGGCGCCCACGGTCTGCCCGGCTACACCGTGCGCGACCCGGCCACCGGCGCGCTGATGAACCAGCTCCGCTGGCAGCCGTACACCGATCCGCGCGCCTGGCAGCCGTATCCCACGGTCTTCCAGCGGGCCCACGAGGCCGGAGTGCACACCGCACAGGTGACCTCGCCCGCCTTCGAGCACACCCCGCTCACCCGGATCGCGCTCAGCGGCGGCGGCTTCCACGGCCGGCTGAGCGGCGAGGAGCGCATGGACCTCGCGGCCGGGCAACTGGCCGCCGGGGACCGCTCGCTGGTCTACACGTACTACGCCGAGCTGGACGGCGCCGGACACCGCTACGGTGTCGCCTCCGACACCTGGCGCGGCCAGCTGATGTACGTCGACCGGCTCGCCCAGCGGCTCGCCGAGCAACTGCCGTCGCGCAGCGCGCTCTACGTCACCGCCGACCATGGCATGGTCGACGTCCCGTTCGACGACGAGCACCGCATCGACTTCGACACGGACTGGGAGCTGCGCGCCGGGGTCGCCCTGCTCGGCGGCGAGGGCCGGGCCCGGCACGTGTACGCGGTGCCGGGCGCCGAGAACGACGTACTGACCTGCTGGCGCGAGGTGCTCGGTGAGCAGTTCTGGGTGGCCTCGCGGGACGAGGCGATCGCGGCGGGCTGGTTCGGGCCGCATATCGACGAGCGGGTGTACGCCCGGCTCGGTGACGTGATCGCGGCCGCCCACGACGACGTCCTGATCATCGCCACCGAGCGGGAGCCGAAGGAGTCGGCGCTGGTCGGCAACCACGGCTCGATGACGCCCGCCGAGCAGCTGGTCCCGCTGCTCGAAGTACGCTCCTGA
- a CDS encoding M23 family metallopeptidase, which produces MAFMCATGKHRKPGRVKRTTAQAAGIAALTTTGVIGTLAAAPASAAQNSVEQTGLTPVITVGDDIAEHIDAQATAQKQAAERKAAAAKAAEKAKQEREAKARAAREAERERLNAFVAPITDSYVSTGYKASSSLWSSGSHTGIDFHAATGTPVHAVGSGTVVSTGWGGAYGNQIVIRMADGMYTQYGHLSSIGVSAGQQVTPGQQIALSGATGNVTGPHLHFEARTSPDYGSDVDPVAYLREHGVNV; this is translated from the coding sequence ATGGCGTTCATGTGCGCCACCGGGAAGCATCGCAAGCCCGGCCGGGTCAAGCGCACCACCGCTCAGGCGGCCGGCATCGCGGCCCTCACGACCACCGGTGTCATCGGCACCCTCGCGGCCGCCCCGGCGTCCGCCGCCCAGAACTCCGTCGAGCAGACCGGCCTCACCCCGGTGATCACCGTCGGCGACGACATCGCCGAGCACATCGACGCGCAGGCCACCGCCCAGAAGCAGGCGGCCGAGCGGAAGGCGGCCGCGGCCAAGGCGGCGGAGAAGGCCAAGCAGGAGCGCGAGGCCAAGGCCCGCGCCGCCCGCGAGGCCGAGCGCGAGCGGCTGAACGCGTTCGTCGCCCCGATAACCGACTCCTACGTCTCCACGGGCTACAAGGCCAGCAGTTCCCTGTGGTCCTCCGGCTCGCACACCGGCATCGACTTCCACGCGGCGACCGGCACGCCGGTCCACGCGGTCGGCTCCGGCACCGTGGTCTCCACCGGCTGGGGCGGGGCGTACGGCAACCAGATCGTGATCCGGATGGCCGACGGCATGTACACCCAGTACGGCCATCTGTCGTCCATCGGCGTCTCGGCCGGCCAGCAGGTCACCCCCGGCCAGCAGATCGCCCTGTCCGGCGCCACCGGCAACGTCACCGGCCCGCACCTCCACTTCGAGGCCCGTACGAGCCCCGACTACGGCTCGGACGTCGACCCCGTCGCCTACCTCCGCGAGCACGGCGTGAACGTCTGA
- a CDS encoding GNAT family N-acetyltransferase has product MQTPADRQDRHEYPAHWEADVVLRDGGTARIRPITVDDADRLVSFYEQVSDESKYYRFFAPYPRLSAKDVHRFTHHDFVDRVGLAATIGGEFIATVRYDRIGTDGMPASAPADEAEVAFLVQDAHQGRGVASALLEHIAAVARERGIRRFAAEVLPANSKMIKVFTDAGYTQQRSFEDGVVRLEFDLEPTDRSLAVQRAREQRAEARSVRRLLAPGSVAVVGVGRAAGGVGRSVLGNIREAGYGGRLHAVNKAFPEHLKEVDGVPAYRSVRDIEEPVDLAVVAVPAGYVPGVVAECGEHGVQGLVVLSAGYAESGPEGRERQRALVQQARAYGMRIIGPNAFGIINTSADVRLNASLAPEMPRPGRIGMFAQSGAIGIALLSRLHRRGGGVTGVTGVSTFVSAGNRADVSGNDVLQYWYDDPETDVVLMYLESIGNPRKFTRLARRTAAAKPLVVVQGVGSAPQGHAVRATRLPHATVSALLRQAGVIRVDTITELVDAGLLLARQPLPAGPRVAILGNSESLGALTYDRCLAEGLRPARPLDLTTGATAEDFHGALARALADDTYDSVVVTAIPAIGEASPGDAELAEALRSAAAAVPGKPVLVVHVELGGLAEALSAAASTAPQAVEKAPGAAGGTHPPPLSASLAQGDPCRPAERVPAAGAGTGEGAGFAAPPDGTRLIPAYPAAERAVRALAEAVRYGQWRREAMDPGKVPEYDDIEEKGAARLIGELLARGEGLTISDAETCELLGKYGIPVRRALPAPTPGTAAEAARAVGYPVALKATAPHLRHRADLGGVRLDLADEEQLLRAYAELTELFGQPEELRPVVQGMAPRGVDTVVRAVIDPAAGAVLSFGLAGAASQLLGDMAHRLVPVTDREATSLVRSIRTAPLLFGWRGSAPVDTPALEELLLRVSRLVDDHPEVVAVTLEPVVVAGRGVSVLGATVRLAPPPARDDLGPRTMPAY; this is encoded by the coding sequence ATGCAGACCCCGGCGGACCGGCAGGACCGGCACGAGTACCCCGCCCACTGGGAGGCGGACGTGGTGCTGCGCGACGGAGGTACCGCGCGCATCCGGCCCATCACCGTTGATGACGCCGACCGCCTGGTCAGCTTCTACGAGCAGGTCTCTGACGAGTCGAAGTACTACCGCTTCTTCGCTCCGTACCCACGCCTGTCCGCCAAGGACGTCCACCGCTTCACGCACCACGACTTTGTGGACCGGGTGGGACTCGCGGCCACCATCGGCGGCGAGTTCATCGCCACCGTACGCTATGACCGCATCGGCACCGACGGCATGCCCGCCTCCGCGCCCGCCGACGAGGCCGAGGTCGCCTTCCTGGTGCAGGACGCGCACCAGGGCCGCGGGGTCGCCTCCGCCCTGCTGGAACACATCGCGGCCGTCGCCCGCGAGCGCGGCATCCGCCGCTTCGCCGCCGAGGTGCTGCCCGCCAACTCCAAGATGATCAAGGTGTTCACGGACGCCGGCTACACCCAGCAGCGCAGCTTCGAGGACGGCGTCGTCCGGCTGGAGTTCGACCTCGAACCCACCGACCGCTCCCTGGCCGTGCAGCGCGCGCGGGAACAGCGCGCCGAGGCCCGCTCGGTACGACGGCTGCTCGCGCCCGGCTCCGTGGCGGTCGTCGGCGTCGGCCGTGCCGCCGGCGGGGTCGGCCGCAGCGTCCTAGGCAACATCCGGGAGGCCGGCTACGGCGGCCGTCTGCACGCCGTGAACAAGGCCTTCCCCGAGCACCTCAAGGAGGTCGACGGGGTGCCGGCGTACCGGTCCGTGCGGGACATCGAGGAGCCCGTCGACCTCGCTGTCGTCGCCGTACCGGCCGGGTATGTGCCCGGTGTGGTCGCCGAGTGCGGAGAACACGGGGTGCAGGGGCTCGTCGTGCTGTCCGCCGGATATGCCGAGAGCGGGCCCGAGGGGCGTGAGCGGCAGCGGGCGCTCGTGCAGCAGGCGCGCGCGTACGGCATGCGGATCATCGGCCCGAACGCCTTCGGCATCATCAACACCTCGGCGGACGTCCGGCTGAACGCCTCGCTGGCCCCGGAGATGCCCCGCCCCGGCCGCATCGGGATGTTCGCCCAGTCCGGCGCCATCGGCATCGCCCTGCTGTCCCGGCTGCACCGGCGCGGGGGAGGGGTCACGGGGGTCACGGGCGTGTCCACCTTCGTGTCGGCCGGCAACCGCGCGGACGTCTCCGGCAACGACGTCCTCCAGTACTGGTACGACGACCCGGAGACCGATGTCGTCCTGATGTACCTGGAGTCCATCGGCAACCCGCGCAAGTTCACCCGCCTCGCCCGGCGGACTGCGGCGGCGAAGCCGCTGGTCGTGGTGCAGGGCGTCGGTTCCGCGCCGCAGGGGCACGCGGTACGGGCGACCCGGCTGCCGCACGCCACCGTCTCCGCGCTGCTGCGGCAGGCCGGGGTGATCCGGGTCGACACGATCACCGAGCTGGTCGACGCGGGGCTGCTGCTCGCCCGGCAGCCGCTGCCCGCCGGGCCGAGGGTGGCGATCCTCGGCAACTCCGAGTCGCTGGGCGCGCTGACGTACGACCGGTGTCTGGCGGAAGGGCTGCGGCCGGCGCGGCCGCTGGACCTGACGACGGGGGCGACGGCGGAGGACTTCCACGGGGCGCTGGCGCGGGCCTTGGCCGACGACACGTACGACTCCGTCGTGGTGACGGCGATTCCCGCCATCGGGGAAGCGTCGCCGGGGGATGCCGAGCTGGCGGAGGCGCTGCGGTCGGCTGCGGCGGCCGTGCCCGGGAAGCCGGTGCTCGTGGTGCATGTGGAACTCGGAGGGCTTGCGGAGGCGTTGTCGGCTGCGGCGAGTACTGCCCCTCAGGCCGTCGAGAAGGCGCCCGGCGCTGCAGGCGGTACCCACCCTCCCCCACTCTCGGCCTCGCTCGCGCAGGGGGACCCCTGTCGGCCTGCGGAACGAGTGCCCGCCGCGGGAGCGGGGACCGGCGAGGGGGCCGGGTTTGCAGCCCCTCCGGACGGCACCCGGCTCATCCCCGCCTACCCCGCCGCCGAGCGGGCCGTGCGGGCCCTTGCCGAAGCTGTGCGGTACGGGCAGTGGCGGCGGGAGGCGATGGATCCGGGGAAGGTGCCGGAGTACGACGACATCGAGGAGAAGGGGGCCGCGCGGCTGATCGGTGAGCTGCTCGCGCGTGGGGAAGGGCTCACCATCTCCGACGCGGAGACCTGCGAGCTGCTCGGCAAGTACGGCATCCCGGTGCGACGCGCGCTCCCCGCCCCCACCCCCGGCACAGCTGCCGAAGCCGCCCGCGCCGTCGGCTACCCGGTGGCCCTGAAGGCCACCGCCCCGCACCTCAGACACCGCGCCGACCTCGGCGGCGTACGCCTGGACCTTGCGGACGAGGAGCAACTGCTCCGGGCGTACGCCGAGTTGACCGAGCTGTTCGGGCAGCCGGAGGAGCTGCGGCCGGTGGTGCAGGGGATGGCGCCCAGGGGGGTCGACACGGTCGTACGCGCGGTGATCGACCCCGCCGCCGGGGCCGTGCTGTCCTTCGGGCTCGCCGGGGCCGCCTCGCAGCTGCTCGGGGACATGGCGCACCGGCTGGTCCCGGTCACCGACCGGGAGGCGACCTCGCTGGTGCGGTCGATCCGCACGGCGCCGCTGCTGTTCGGCTGGCGCGGCTCCGCGCCCGTGGACACCCCGGCGCTGGAGGAGCTGCTGCTGAGGGTGTCCCGGCTGGTCGACGATCACCCGGAGGTGGTCGCCGTCACCCTGGAGCCGGTCGTCGTCGCCGGGCGCGGCGTGAGCGTCCTGGGCGCCACGGTACGGCTCGCGCCGCCGCCCGCCCGTGACGACCTGGGTCCGCGCACGATGCCTGCGTACTGA
- a CDS encoding GntR family transcriptional regulator, giving the protein MRIPAHSVCTAIRDDIVAGVHARGGRLTEEVLARRYGVSRVPVREALRTLEAEGFVVTRRHAGACVAEPTEQEAADLLDMRMLLEPLGAARAAQRRTEAHLKVLRGLVRLGQERARRGHSEDLRSLGGWFHETLAQASCSPSLTAMLTQLRHKIAWMYTVEASPSPVESWAEHGAIVDAVARGDGERARAVTALHTERATGAHRLRFPGGTGRVRTSQHAVNMSGLRH; this is encoded by the coding sequence ATGCGTATTCCGGCGCACTCGGTGTGCACGGCGATCCGGGACGACATCGTCGCCGGTGTCCACGCGCGCGGCGGCCGCCTCACCGAGGAAGTCCTGGCCCGCCGCTACGGCGTCTCGCGCGTCCCCGTCCGTGAGGCCCTGCGCACCCTGGAGGCCGAGGGCTTCGTGGTGACCCGCCGGCACGCCGGCGCGTGCGTGGCCGAGCCGACCGAGCAGGAGGCCGCAGACCTGCTGGACATGCGCATGCTCCTCGAGCCGCTCGGGGCCGCCCGGGCCGCACAGCGGCGCACCGAGGCCCATCTGAAGGTGCTGCGCGGCCTGGTCAGGCTGGGTCAGGAGCGGGCCAGACGGGGGCACAGCGAGGATCTGCGCTCACTCGGCGGCTGGTTCCACGAGACGCTCGCCCAGGCCTCCTGCAGTCCCTCACTGACCGCGATGCTCACCCAGCTGCGCCACAAGATCGCCTGGATGTACACGGTGGAGGCGTCGCCGAGCCCGGTGGAGTCCTGGGCGGAGCACGGTGCCATCGTCGACGCGGTGGCGCGCGGCGACGGCGAGCGCGCGCGGGCGGTCACGGCACTGCACACCGAGCGCGCGACGGGCGCGCACCGGCTGCGATTTCCCGGGGGCACAGGGCGTGTGAGGACTTCGCAACACGCCGTAAACATGTCGGGCCTTCGTCATTAA
- a CDS encoding alpha/beta fold hydrolase — protein MPTFSAHDGTKLAYHVFGDGSPVVCLPGGPTDSAYLGDLGGLSAHHQLIRLDLRGTGQSATPADTASYRCDRLVDDVEALREHLGLAQMDLLAHCAGANLAALYVSRHPENVSRLALITPSVRAVGLTITGDLRLETAQLRRNEPWFPGAFAALQAIVAGKATADSWTAIAPFSHGRWDEAAQAHQAAGDARMNPEIVAAFGAEGAFAPDTTRTALAQFTTPVLLLAGEADLGAPPHTMSEFADLFPNAELVVQPGAGHYPWLDDADRFVKTTAAFLGDTTAPSS, from the coding sequence ATGCCTACCTTCTCTGCGCACGACGGGACCAAGCTCGCCTACCACGTGTTCGGAGACGGCTCTCCGGTGGTCTGCCTACCCGGAGGCCCGACGGATTCCGCATACCTCGGCGACCTCGGCGGCCTCTCCGCACACCACCAGCTGATCAGACTGGACCTGCGGGGCACCGGCCAGTCCGCGACACCTGCGGACACCGCCTCCTACCGCTGCGACCGACTCGTCGACGACGTCGAGGCCCTGCGCGAGCACCTTGGCCTCGCCCAGATGGACCTGCTCGCGCACTGCGCCGGCGCCAACCTAGCCGCGCTCTATGTGAGCCGCCACCCGGAAAACGTCAGCAGGCTGGCGCTGATCACGCCAAGCGTCAGGGCCGTCGGCCTCACGATCACAGGAGACCTCCGGCTGGAGACCGCGCAACTCCGCCGGAACGAACCCTGGTTCCCTGGTGCATTCGCGGCCCTGCAGGCGATCGTGGCAGGCAAGGCCACCGCCGACAGCTGGACAGCCATCGCACCGTTCTCCCACGGCCGCTGGGACGAGGCGGCCCAGGCGCACCAGGCCGCCGGGGACGCGCGGATGAACCCGGAGATCGTCGCCGCCTTCGGCGCCGAAGGCGCGTTCGCCCCGGACACCACCCGCACCGCACTCGCCCAGTTCACCACGCCGGTCCTCCTCCTGGCCGGCGAAGCCGACCTGGGAGCCCCTCCACACACCATGTCCGAGTTCGCGGACCTCTTCCCGAACGCCGAACTCGTCGTCCAGCCCGGCGCCGGACACTACCCGTGGCTCGACGACGCCGACCGGTTCGTGAAGACAACCGCTGCGTTCCTGGGAGACACGACGGCCCCGTCGTCATAA
- a CDS encoding HPr family phosphocarrier protein, with the protein MAERRVNVGWAEGLHARPASIFVRAATAAGVPVTIAKADGNPVNAASMLAVLSLGAQGGEEIVLASDAEGADVALDRLAKLVAEGLEELPETV; encoded by the coding sequence ATGGCTGAGCGCCGCGTCAACGTCGGCTGGGCCGAGGGCCTCCACGCCCGTCCCGCCTCCATCTTCGTCCGAGCCGCCACGGCCGCAGGCGTCCCGGTGACGATCGCCAAGGCCGACGGCAACCCCGTCAACGCGGCCTCCATGCTGGCCGTCCTGAGCCTGGGCGCCCAGGGTGGCGAGGAGATCGTCCTCGCCTCCGACGCCGAGGGCGCGGACGTCGCCCTGGACCGTCTGGCGAAGCTGGTCGCCGAGGGCCTCGAGGAACTGCCCGAGACGGTCTGA
- a CDS encoding DUF5998 family protein: MDAMAKTSTTTQGLRAAIERSGYYPALVAEAVDAAVGGEPIRSFLVHQETTFDQNEVRRHVTVLVLTGNRFIVSHTDEQAADTTSPTPYATTSTESVKLGRISSVVVSRVVANPEQYKPGTLPREVVLTIGWGAVSRIDLEPAACGDPNCDADHGYTGNSTADDLSLRVSEAGDGPETVRQALDFAQAISEATADLTR, translated from the coding sequence ATGGACGCCATGGCCAAGACCAGTACGACGACCCAGGGGCTGCGCGCGGCGATCGAGCGCAGCGGCTACTACCCGGCCCTCGTGGCCGAGGCGGTGGACGCCGCCGTGGGCGGCGAGCCCATCCGGTCGTTCCTGGTCCACCAGGAGACGACGTTCGACCAGAACGAGGTCCGCCGGCATGTGACGGTGCTGGTCCTCACCGGCAACCGCTTCATCGTCAGCCACACCGACGAGCAGGCCGCCGACACCACCTCCCCGACCCCGTACGCCACCACCTCCACCGAGTCCGTGAAGCTCGGCCGGATCTCCTCGGTCGTGGTCAGCCGCGTGGTCGCGAACCCCGAGCAGTACAAGCCGGGCACGCTGCCCCGCGAGGTCGTGCTGACCATCGGCTGGGGCGCGGTCAGCCGTATCGACCTGGAGCCCGCCGCCTGCGGCGACCCCAACTGCGACGCCGACCACGGCTACACGGGCAACTCCACGGCGGACGACCTCAGCCTGCGCGTCAGCGAGGCCGGGGACGGCCCGGAGACGGTGCGCCAGGCGCTCGACTTCGCGCAGGCCATCTCGGAGGCGACCGCGGACCTCACCCGCTGA
- a CDS encoding serine protease, whose amino-acid sequence MRRHRTAAGILLTVGALLTGGLSAAAAANAAALAPVSAHSPSAAEQQKAGTFWTADRMRGATPLDLLLAPRAAKTLKAPKPGGKATTIAPTAFPQAGGPWTGGGAVVKTSGRVFFTFQGRTASCSGNAVTSQNSSTIITAGHCVKYQGSWHTNWVFVPAYNNGQAPYGQWTASKTLTTPQWEASEDINYDVGAAVVAPLNGQKLTSVTGGQGIQFNGGYNKQMYDFGFPAASPYDGTKLIYCSGNSSKDFLFSKDHSLGCNMTGGSSGGPWFTGFSETAGTGLQVSVNSFGYTFLPNRMFGPYFGDEAKALYDKAQVS is encoded by the coding sequence GTGAGACGCCATCGCACTGCCGCAGGCATCCTGTTGACCGTCGGAGCCCTGCTCACGGGCGGGTTGTCGGCCGCCGCCGCGGCCAACGCGGCCGCCCTCGCACCCGTTTCGGCTCACAGCCCCTCGGCCGCCGAGCAGCAAAAGGCCGGCACCTTCTGGACTGCGGACCGGATGCGCGGCGCCACCCCGCTCGATCTGCTGCTCGCTCCGAGGGCGGCGAAGACCCTCAAGGCCCCGAAACCCGGCGGGAAGGCGACGACCATTGCCCCCACCGCGTTCCCGCAGGCCGGGGGCCCCTGGACCGGTGGCGGCGCTGTCGTGAAGACCTCCGGCCGGGTGTTCTTCACCTTCCAGGGCCGTACGGCGTCCTGTTCCGGCAACGCCGTGACCAGCCAGAACTCCAGCACGATCATCACGGCCGGGCACTGCGTCAAGTACCAGGGCAGCTGGCACACCAACTGGGTCTTCGTGCCCGCGTACAACAACGGCCAGGCACCGTACGGCCAGTGGACCGCGTCCAAGACGCTCACCACACCGCAGTGGGAGGCGAGCGAGGACATCAACTACGACGTCGGCGCGGCGGTCGTCGCCCCACTGAACGGCCAGAAGCTGACGTCGGTGACGGGCGGACAGGGCATCCAGTTCAACGGCGGTTACAACAAGCAGATGTACGACTTCGGCTTCCCGGCGGCGTCGCCGTACGACGGCACGAAGCTGATCTACTGCAGCGGCAACAGCTCCAAGGACTTCCTGTTCTCGAAGGACCACAGCCTGGGCTGCAACATGACGGGCGGCTCCAGCGGCGGCCCCTGGTTCACCGGCTTCAGCGAGACGGCCGGCACCGGCCTGCAGGTCTCGGTGAACAGCTTCGGTTACACCTTCCTGCCGAACCGGATGTTCGGACCGTACTTCGGCGACGAGGCGAAGGCACTGTACGACAAGGCGCAGGTCTCCTGA
- a CDS encoding ISL3 family transposase has product MVRIAACTRELTVACPDCGRGSARVHSRYDRMLADVAAGGRPVLIGLSVRRLFCDSPGCGRRTFAEQVEGLTVRYQRRSPLLQHLVEMAGVLLAGRGGARLLQILKVPLSRTSVLFHLMRLPLPPAATPRVLGVDDFALYADVYGTLLVDADTRLPIELWAGRDAEQLAAWLRTHPGVEVVCRDGSLVYRQGITDGAPAAVQVSDRFHLWQGLSKRIGDIAATHRGCLVVAVPEPDPAPPPANAAGPFHQADTPARLARRYPRMFAHWRLTADAVSV; this is encoded by the coding sequence GTGGTCCGCATTGCCGCCTGCACCCGCGAGTTGACGGTGGCGTGTCCGGACTGCGGTCGCGGTTCTGCGCGGGTGCACAGTCGCTATGACCGCATGCTGGCCGATGTCGCTGCTGGTGGGCGTCCGGTGCTGATCGGGCTGTCGGTGCGGCGGTTGTTCTGTGACAGCCCGGGCTGCGGCCGGCGGACGTTTGCCGAGCAGGTCGAGGGGTTGACGGTGCGCTATCAGCGTCGCAGCCCTTTGCTGCAGCACCTGGTGGAGATGGCAGGGGTGCTACTCGCCGGCCGGGGCGGCGCCCGGCTGCTGCAGATCCTGAAGGTGCCGCTGTCGCGGACCAGCGTGCTGTTCCACTTGATGCGCTTGCCGCTTCCTCCGGCAGCGACCCCGCGGGTGCTGGGCGTGGACGACTTCGCGCTGTATGCGGACGTCTACGGAACCCTGCTGGTGGACGCCGACACCCGGCTGCCGATTGAGCTGTGGGCCGGGCGCGACGCCGAGCAACTGGCTGCCTGGCTGCGGACGCATCCCGGTGTTGAGGTGGTCTGCCGAGACGGCTCGCTGGTCTACCGCCAGGGCATCACCGACGGCGCCCCGGCCGCGGTGCAGGTCAGCGACCGCTTCCATCTGTGGCAGGGGCTGTCGAAGCGGATCGGGGATATCGCCGCCACGCACCGCGGCTGCCTGGTTGTGGCAGTACCCGAGCCTGACCCGGCACCGCCACCAGCGAACGCAGCGGGACCGTTTCACCAGGCTGATACCCCAGCCCGGCTCGCTCGGCGATACCCCCGCATGTTCGCGCACTGGCGCCTCACCGCGGACGCCGTCTCGGTCTGA
- a CDS encoding winged helix-turn-helix domain-containing protein, producing the protein MFDLATPDDGTLPDLLTAPTGATSLSDGLAAVQSKPQAQFTADLAVARSLRPDLPQWIVDFHHRQPEVTNRLARLLNAYHRLAIAPGWRYVEHAVQAAFDSAAATADVMLNGLHPSISWEFPVLTVPCHLPHDVDLHLAGRGLLLVPAFYLRAPTARLDNHDEQAPIELYFPVRHKHAALRDDDPHLDPGLTRLLGRTRAAVLAALTTVRSTTELATRVGISAATASHHLNALRAGGLITTAREHGTARHNLTHLGLRLLHSSPRTPGQPVTAFFQPPT; encoded by the coding sequence TTGTTCGACCTTGCGACCCCCGACGACGGCACGCTGCCCGATCTCCTCACAGCGCCGACCGGCGCCACGAGCCTGAGCGATGGGCTGGCAGCAGTACAGTCCAAGCCGCAAGCCCAGTTCACCGCTGATCTGGCCGTGGCGCGCAGCCTGCGCCCCGACCTGCCGCAATGGATAGTCGATTTCCACCACAGGCAACCGGAGGTCACCAACCGACTGGCTCGGCTGCTAAACGCTTACCACCGTCTGGCCATCGCGCCCGGCTGGCGGTACGTGGAGCACGCCGTCCAGGCCGCGTTCGACAGTGCGGCAGCGACAGCCGACGTCATGCTGAATGGCCTGCACCCGTCGATCAGCTGGGAGTTCCCTGTCCTGACCGTCCCGTGCCACCTCCCCCACGACGTGGACCTCCACCTGGCCGGCCGTGGCCTGTTACTGGTCCCCGCGTTCTACCTGCGCGCCCCCACAGCCCGCCTCGACAACCACGACGAGCAGGCCCCCATCGAGCTCTACTTCCCGGTGCGCCACAAGCACGCTGCCCTTCGCGACGACGACCCGCACCTCGACCCCGGCCTCACCCGCCTGCTGGGTCGTACCCGAGCTGCGGTCCTCGCCGCCCTGACCACCGTCCGCAGCACCACCGAACTCGCCACCCGGGTTGGCATCTCCGCCGCCACCGCCAGCCACCACCTCAACGCCCTGCGAGCAGGCGGCCTGATCACAACCGCGCGCGAACACGGCACCGCCCGGCACAACCTCACCCACCTCGGCCTGCGCCTGCTTCACAGCTCACCCCGCACCCCCGGCCAACCCGTGACCGCCTTCTTCCAACCACCCACATGA
- a CDS encoding thymidine kinase, whose product MSELVFFSGTMDCGKSTLALQIEHNRSARGLQGLIFTRDDRAGEGKLSSRLGLVTDAVEAGPGLDLYGYVVEQLSRGGRVDYVIVDEAQFLLSGQIDQLARIVDDLELDVFAFGITTDFRTRLFPGSQRLIELADRLETLQVEAMCWCGARATHNARTVGGEMVVEGEQVVVGDVAQSAAEVGYEVLCRRHHRRRMTSATARAAALSPDVLPVTAT is encoded by the coding sequence ATGTCCGAATTGGTGTTCTTCTCGGGGACTATGGACTGCGGGAAGTCAACTTTGGCGCTACAAATCGAACATAATCGATCGGCGCGTGGTCTGCAGGGGCTGATCTTCACGCGTGATGACCGTGCGGGTGAGGGCAAGCTGTCGTCGCGTCTGGGGCTGGTGACCGACGCGGTGGAGGCCGGGCCGGGGCTGGATCTGTACGGATATGTGGTGGAGCAGTTGTCTCGGGGCGGCCGGGTCGACTACGTGATCGTGGACGAGGCCCAGTTCCTGTTGTCCGGGCAGATCGACCAACTGGCCCGGATCGTGGACGACTTGGAGCTGGACGTCTTCGCGTTCGGTATCACCACCGACTTCCGGACGAGGCTCTTCCCCGGCTCGCAGCGTCTGATCGAACTTGCCGATCGCCTGGAGACTTTGCAGGTTGAGGCGATGTGCTGGTGCGGTGCTCGGGCCACGCACAATGCGCGAACCGTGGGTGGAGAGATGGTCGTCGAGGGGGAGCAGGTCGTTGTGGGCGACGTGGCTCAGTCGGCGGCGGAGGTCGGGTACGAGGTGCTCTGCCGACGTCATCACCGCAGGCGGATGACGAGCGCCACGGCGCGAGCGGCGGCGCTGTCGCCGGACGTGCTGCCGGTCACGGCCACGTGA